The Arachis hypogaea cultivar Tifrunner chromosome 19, arahy.Tifrunner.gnm2.J5K5, whole genome shotgun sequence genome has a window encoding:
- the LOC112779641 gene encoding uncharacterized protein isoform X1: MDCLSLPSFIWIPSTSKYEKHSNHQKKFRIAVSRRDTDAEFSLSFSCFPSFNAIHKTVPLAASIAIFSGHPLDILKKAQLLSPRAMVVDSIQTLDLINTWSEQNVKLNDAEDKLKDQEHQLKVQQKRIGSTKKTDELGTGSSNDEDDNISD; the protein is encoded by the exons ATGGATTGTTTGTCACTTCCATCGTTCATTTGGATTCCATCAACATCTAAGTATGAAAAACACAGCAACCATCAAAAGAAGTTCCGAATTGCGGTGTCTAGGAGAGACACTGACGCTGAATTTTCTTTGtccttttcttgttttccttcATTCAATGCTATTCACAAAACAGTTCCTTTGGCTGCTTCAATCGCAATTTTCTCTGGTCACCCCCTG GACATATTGAAGAAAGCTCAGCTTCTTTCCCCTCGTGCTATGGTTGTTGATTCAATACAAACTCTTGATCTTATTAACACT TGGTCAGAGCAAAATGTTAAGTTGAATGATGCTGAGGACAAGTTAAAAGATCAAGAACATCAACTAAAGGTTCAACAGAAAAGAATTGGTTCTACTAAAAAGACAGATGAGCTTGGGACAGGCTCTAGTAATGATGAAGATGATAACATAAGTGATTGA
- the LOC112779641 gene encoding DNA repair protein rhp54 isoform X2 produces the protein MLQPEVKSQAMEVAKLIKDEDGVTAAVDAFHRHLPSELPLPTPSPVEDHPNALQWFFSSNIQVVLCALWWCIVFFSPLSKVLIVLYETFRMHSSKFSSSGSRDLLICDEAHRLKNDQTITNRALAALPCKRRILFSGTPLQNDLEEFCGS, from the exons ATGCTCCAGCCAGAG GTGAAGTCTCAAGCAATGGAAGTTGCAAAGTTGATTAAGGATGAAGATGGTGTTACTGCAGCGGTTGATGCGTTTCACCGGCATCTACCTTCTGAGCTACCGCTTCCAACACCATCTCCGGTGGAGGATCACCCAAATGCTTTGCAGTGGTTTTTTTCTTCAAATATCCAAGTGGTGTTGTGTGCCTTGTGGTGGTGTATAGTGTTTTTTTCCCCACTCAGTaaa GTGCTCATTGTTTTGTATGAGACATTCCGAATGCATTCGTCAAAGTTTAGCTCTAGTGGCTCTCGTGACCTCCTTATCTGTGATGAGGCTCACAGACTAAAGAATGATCAGACGATAACAAACAGG GCATTGGCAGCTCTTCCATGTAAACGTAGAATTCTATTTTCAGGAACTCCTTTGCAG AATGACTTGGAGGAATTCTGTGGAAGTTGA